One window of the Candoia aspera isolate rCanAsp1 chromosome 16, rCanAsp1.hap2, whole genome shotgun sequence genome contains the following:
- the LOC134506187 gene encoding mitochondrial-processing peptidase subunit alpha-like isoform X2, translating into MTPVAARCELEDLNTRPDPEPLLTEMIHAAAYRENTVGLNRFCPAENVEKIDRRVLHSYLRNYYTPSRMVLAGVGIEHEQLVECAHTYFLGAHQPGEAGKLTMWTSQWPSTPEGSSSLRRTCQT; encoded by the exons ATGACTCCTGTGGCGGCTCGCTGTGAGCTGGAGGACCTGAACACGAGACCCGATCCAGAGCCGCTGCTGACCGAGATGATTCATGCC GCAGCTTACAGGGAAAACACAGTGGGATTGAACAGGTTCTGTCCAGCAGAGAACGTTGAGAAGATTGACAGGAGGGTCCTCCATTCATACCTGAGGAATTACTACACGCCCAGCAGGATGGTGTTGGCTGGCGTGGGGATTGAGCACGAGCAGCTTGTGGAATGTGCTCACACGTACTTCCTGGGGGCCCACCAGCCTGGGGAAGCGGGAAAGCTGACGATGTGGACAAGTCAGTGGCCCAGTACACCGGAGGGATCCTCAAG